Proteins found in one Triticum aestivum cultivar Chinese Spring chromosome 4D, IWGSC CS RefSeq v2.1, whole genome shotgun sequence genomic segment:
- the LOC123099423 gene encoding receptor-like kinase TMK3 yields the protein MKVLFFFLLLLAAGHRCAAVTSSEDAAYMHLLAAATGADGTLGCKAGADPCDGGWAGVRCELGRVTGISVRAKGLAGSVPDAANGSLSVLEDLDFGNNNITGRFPLLLLPRLTYLWLDGNVFTSMPETFFSGMPLLQVLNEPHQQPTSNAGIVGSLDGIFTNTTAGFPFPSLDAVCFAGNRMVGTPPDMRGGVITKLDLSSNLFSGPISFITGVASSIQHLKLSHNEFSGELPDFTDFAWLGLLSLDHNKITGVVPASLPQLSRITAVNLAGNLLQGPLPEFGKYVVTDLAEAAAGGSFCRLDRGPCDPEVAALLSIAGALGFPLIVARSWLRNDACAGWIGVHCDG from the exons ATGAAGGTCCTCTTCTTCTTTCTGCTCCTCCTCGCGGCTGGACACCGATGTGCGGCCGTGACCAGTTCAGAGGATGCGGCATACATGCATCttctggcggcggcgacgggggctgACGGCACGCTCGGCTGCAAGGCCGGGGCCGACCCTTGCGACGGCGGATGGGCGGGGGTCCGGTGCGAGCTCGGCAGGGTGACCGGCATTTCCGTGAGAGCCAAAGGGCTCGCCGGCTCGGTGCCCGACGCGGCCAATGGCTCGCTCTCGGTCCTCGAAGATCTTGACTTCGGGAACAACAACATCACTGGCCGCTTTCCTCTCTTGCTGCTCCCCCGGCTGACATATCTCTGGCTTGACGGCAACGTCTTCACGAGCATGCCGGAGACATTCTTCAGCGGCATGCCGCTCCTTCAGGTGTTGAACGAACCTCACCAACAACCCA CTAGCAACGCGGGCATCGTCGGCTCATTGGATGGTATTTTCACCAACACCACCGCCGGCTTCCCCTTCCCATCACTGGACGCCGTTTGCTTCGCCGGCAATCGAATGGTCGGAACACCGCCGGACATGAGAGGCGGCGTGATCACAAAGCTTGACCTCAGCAGCAACCTATTCAGCGGTCCGATAAGCTTCATCACCGGCGTTGCGTCGTCCATTCAACACCTCAAGCTTAGCCACAATGAGTTCTCCGGCGAGCTGCCCGACTTCACCGACTTCGCGTGGCTGGGCCTCCTCTCCTTGGACCACAACAAAATCACCGGCGTGGTTCCTGCATCGCTTCCCCAGCTCTCGAGGATCACCGCCGTCAATCTGGCTGGAAACCTGCTGCAGGGGCCGCTGCCGGAGTTCGGCAAGTACGTGGTCACCGACCTTGCGGAAGCGGCGGCCGGAGGAAGTTTCTGCCGCCTCGACCGGGGACCGTGCGATCCGGAGGTGGCGGCTCTTCTATCCATCGCCGGCGCGCTGGGCTTCCCGCTGATCGTCGCCCGGAGCTGGCTGAGGAACGATGCGTGCGCCGGCTGGATTGGTGTGCACTGCGACGGCTAA